A DNA window from Macadamia integrifolia cultivar HAES 741 chromosome 4, SCU_Mint_v3, whole genome shotgun sequence contains the following coding sequences:
- the LOC122076437 gene encoding uncharacterized protein LOC122076437: MEDIENIKSSHMDSLKEGNLEILIPAPHTNERSIQDPPMVDNPLGSGYGSNSDQGESKFYSFEKESLGSAHDSDDVKGGETGSVVGVNEAKGVIVPRTLRLRKNKVVYTGGRGGRHQGRGGRSGRVQDWGDPEHVISKLPPSALEVVRIIVHHQEVEELVHAITRADGEARRKDFDRVVASSWSKWVSGSPTLILTSKLKRLKRVLKSWARSAFPHLDEELERVKKTLNQIHDHIASEGMNDQLFALEADAKTGLVKALENYEKIWAEKARIRFLRAALTENHDDLLDNISKVLNQMDCYKMDSLPGNEEIWRAVWELDSDSSPGPDGFSGAFFCKCWHTVEVEVCNAVRQFFSTGSMLNEVNNNFLVLIPKVDSANTLDRFCPLCMGNFFCKIISKVMVMCLETLLPRLISEEQGAFQKGKMIHDNISAASELANSMFSVTRGGGLGLKIGIRKTYDTISWSFIFQGFFGVEHGLRQGDPISPMLFIIAEEVLSKGLSNLVQSKSLKSISGPRGVATPGHILFVDDIFIFTNASLRYVRALKAFLMKYQEFSGQCISFGKSKLFLGKIALARKQTIADTLGIQICTFPPRYLGVEIFKGRAKKEALLLVMDKVKGRLAGRKGNLLSLASKTELIRSVIIYEAKSGAVMEGISMAKVLDARGLWIESDSATVVTAIQRNHIPWFILQKWLTILPFLELIPWKISHCFHEANPIADFLAKKASKSRNSEFSVSFPSHVVEYLEKDIQGRHRFRFL, translated from the exons ATGGAAgatatagaaaatataaaaagctCCCATATGGATAGTTTGAAAGAAGGTAACTTGGAAATTCTCATTCCTGCTCCACATACCAATGAGAGATCTATCCAGGACCCGCCCATGGTGGATAACCCCCTGGGTAGTGGATATGGGTCCAATTCAGACCAGGGGGAATCGAAATTTTACTCATTCGAGAAGGAGTCGCTGGGCTCTGCGCACGACAGTGACGACGTGAAGGGGGGAGAGACTGGTTCGGTTGTTGGAGTCAATGAAGCTAAAGGTGTCATTGTTCCTAGAACCCTTCGCCTTCGAAAAAACAAAGTGGTCTATACTGGTGGTCGCGGAGGTCGCCATCAgggaagaggagggagaagtGGTCGCGTGCAGGATTGGGGCGATCCAGAACACGTGATCTCTAAACTGCCTCCATCTGCCCTTGAAGTAGTCAGAATAATTGTTCATCACCAGGAAGTAGAAGAACTTGTTCATGCTATTACAAGAGCAGATGGCGAGGCTAGAAGAAAAG ACTTCGACAGAGTTGTGGCATCGTCCTGGTCTAAATGGGTCTCTGGATCCCCCACTCTTATTCTCACTTCCAAATTGAAGCGGCTGAAAAGGGTCTTAAAATCTTGGGCGAGATCTGCCTTTCCTCACCTTGATGAAGAGCTAGAGCGTGTGAAGAAGACTCTGAACCAGATTCATGACCATATTGCAAGCGAAGGGATGAACGATCAACTATTTGCACTGGAAGCTGATGCGAAGACAGGATTGGTGAAAGCTTtggaaaattatgaaaaaatatggGCTGAAAAGGCGAGAATTAG GTTCCTTAGAGCCGCCCTAACAGAGAATCATGATGATTTATTAGACAATATTTCAAAAGTTCTAAACCAAATGGACTGCTATAAGATGGACTCTCTTCCTGGGAATGAGGAAATATGGAGGGCAGTCTGGGAGCTTGACTCGGATAGCTCGCCGGGCCCTGATGGGTTCTCTGGTGCATTCTTTTGCAAATGCTGGCATACGGTGGAAGTGGAGGTATGCAACGCAGTGAGACAATTTTTTAGCACAGGGTCTATGCTAAATGAGGTGAATAATAATTTCCTCGTATTGATTCCAAAGGTGGACAGTGCAAATACGCTTGATAGATTTTGCCCTCTCtgtatgggaaattttttctgtaaaatcatATCCAAAGTTATGGTGATGTGCCTTGAGACTCTCCTCCCTCGGTTGATCTCAGAAGAGCAGGGTGCCTTTCAGAAGGGGAAGATGATCCATGACAACATCTCTGCGGCTTCTGAGCTTGCAAATTCAATGTTCTCTGTGACCAGAGGTGGGGGCCTTGGACTTAAAATTGGCATAAGGAAGACTTATGATACTATTTCCTGGTCATTTATTtttcag GGTTTCTTTGGGGTGGAGCATGGACTGAGACAAGGTGATCCTATATCTCCCATGCTATTTATTATAGCAGAAGAAGTTCTATCCAAAGGGTTATCGAACCTGGTTCAGAGTAAGAGTCTTAAGTCGATCAGTGGCCCAAGAGGCGTTGCTACTCCTGGACACATTTTATTTGTAGACGATATTTTCATCTTCACCAATGCCTCCTTGAGATATGTTAGAGCTTTGAAAGCCTTCTTGATGAAGTATCAGGAATTCTCAGGCCAATGCATCAGTTTTGGGAAAAGTAAACTTTTCCTGGGAAAGATAGCTCTAGCTCGCAAGCAGACTATTGCTGATACCCTTGGAATTCAGATATGCACCTTCCCACCTCGCTACTTAGGAGTTGAAATATTTAAGGGTAGAGCGAAAAAAGAGGCTCTGCTACTGGTGATGGACAAGGTGAAGGGGCGTCTAGCGGGTCGGAAAGGAAATCTCTTGTCATTGGCAAGCAAAACGGAGCTGATTAGATCAGTCATT ATTTATGAAGCAAAGTCTGGTGCTGTTATGGAAGGAATTTCGATGGCTAAGGTGTTGGATGCAAGGGGTCTTTGGATAGAGTCTGACTCGGCTACGGTAGTTACTGCGATTCAGAGAAACCATATCCCGTGGTTCATTCTTCAAAAATGGTTGACAATTCTTCCTTTCTTGGAATTGATCCCATGGAAGATCTCTCATTGCTTTCACGAAGCAAACCCGATAGCGGACTTCTTGGCCAAAAAGGCTTCCAAATCTAGAAACTCAGAGTTCTCGGTGTCATTTCCCAGCCATGTAGTAGAGTATTTAGAGAAAGATATTCAGGGCAGACATCGTTTTAGATTCCTCTAG